The genomic window CGCAAGACCGACACGGTGGAGCGGCTGGTCGAAGCAGCCGCAGCCCTTCTGCCGGCGCCCCTGGCCGAGGCACTGCGCGGGGTGCTCGACCCGGCCAGAGAAGAGGAGGCCCTGCAGTTGATGGACGGCCTGCCCCAGATCCAGGCCCTGCTGCGGGCCACACTGCACGACACCATCTCGCCAACGATGCTGGAGGCCGGCAGCAAGGCCAACGTCATTCCTGGCACGGCTACGGCCACGCTGGACGGGCGCATCGTGCCCGGTCAGACGCCCGACGCCTTCCTGGCCGAGGTGCAAGAGCTGCTGGGACCAGAGGTGAAAGCGGAACTGCTGCAACGGTCCACCGGCTATGAAAGCGAACCGGGCAGCCCGCTGTTTGACCTGATGGCCCAGGTGCTGCGCGAGCACGATCCGGGGAGCGTTCTCGCGCCATTCCTGGTTCCGGGCGCCACGGACGGGCGCATGCTGGCCGCCAGGGGGGTCAAGGTCTATGGGTTCTGTCCCCTGCAGGACGAACCGGGGTGGCCGGCCCTGGAGATGGCTCACGCCAGGAACGAGCGCATCTCTCTGGCCAATTTGCATTTCTCGTCAGCGGTGCTGTACGACGTGGTGCGCCGCTTCTGCTCCTAGCCGGCGACGGCTTCTTTCGCCTTGCGGGCCGCCGAGCTGGCATCCACGGCATAGATGTCGGCACCAATGTCGTCGGCGAATTTCTGCGTCAGCGGAGCGCCGCCGACCATGACCTTGACCTGATCGCGCACACCGGCCTTCTGGAGAGCCTCTACGGCGGCCTTCATGGCCATCATCGTCGTGGTGAGTAGGGCCGACATGGCCACCAGGTCAGGTTGATGCTCCTTGATGGCGGCTACGAACTTGTCCGCCGGCACATCGACGCCCAGGTCCACCACGCGAAAGCCGGTGCCCTCGAGCATCATAATCACCAGGTTCTTGCCAATGTCGTGCAGGTCGCCCTGGACCGTGCCCATCACCACCGTGCCGATGGGCTTGACGCCTGCCGCGACCAGGTGTGGCCGCAGCACCTCAACGCCGAACTTCATTGCGCGCGCCGCGACCAGCATCTCTGGCACAAAGAACTCTTGCCGCTCGAAACGCTGGCCCACGTCGGTCATCGCCGGGATGAGCACGGTGTTCAGCAGCTCGCTGGCCGACAGGCCCTCGGCCACGCC from Chloroflexi bacterium ADurb.Bin180 includes these protein-coding regions:
- the metH_5 gene encoding Methionine synthase, whose amino-acid sequence is MTLQEELYESVVNGDGEAVKELTARGVAEGLSASELLNTVLIPAMTDVGQRFERQEFFVPEMLVAARAMKFGVEVLRPHLVAAGVKPIGTVVMGTVQGDLHDIGKNLVIMMLEGTGFRVVDLGVDVPADKFVAAIKEHQPDLVAMSALLTTTMMAMKAAVEALQKAGVRDQVKVMVGGAPLTQKFADDIGADIYAVDASSAARKAKEAVAG